A single Caldalkalibacillus salinus DNA region contains:
- a CDS encoding N-acetylmuramoyl-L-alanine amidase family protein, translating to MKIMIDPGHGGSDPGAVGNGLQEKDLTLTIARHIRDFLVNEYTGVSVNMTRDSDVYVGLSQRANMANSWGADYFMSVHINAGGGTGFESYIHTTRTSGSVRAQDIIHPEIVRAMNVRDRGKKSANFAVLRETYMPAILTENLFIDHSSDAALLKDANYLRTIARGHVNGLEKAFNLQKKSGDGGDTLHRVIVDGTQVGAYSETQNILNQVDNHLGSANDILVQRV from the coding sequence ATGAAAATTATGATTGATCCTGGGCATGGTGGATCTGATCCAGGTGCAGTAGGAAACGGGTTACAAGAGAAGGATTTGACACTGACGATTGCGAGGCATATACGAGACTTCTTAGTCAACGAGTATACGGGGGTATCTGTCAACATGACAAGAGACTCTGACGTATACGTAGGACTGTCTCAGCGGGCGAATATGGCCAATTCCTGGGGAGCCGATTACTTCATGTCCGTCCATATTAACGCAGGTGGTGGAACAGGCTTCGAGTCATATATTCATACGACAAGAACAAGCGGATCTGTCCGTGCCCAAGATATTATTCACCCTGAGATTGTCCGTGCCATGAATGTACGCGACCGCGGTAAGAAAAGCGCAAACTTTGCGGTGTTGAGAGAAACTTATATGCCAGCTATCCTAACGGAAAACTTGTTTATTGATCATTCTAGTGATGCTGCGCTATTAAAAGATGCAAACTATCTCCGAACGATAGCGAGAGGCCATGTTAACGGGTTAGAGAAGGCCTTTAACCTACAGAAAAAGTCGGGGGACGGTGGCGATACATTACATCGTGTCATCGTAGATGGGACACAAGTAGGCGCCTATTCTGAAACGCAGAATATACTAAATCAAGTGGATAACCATTTAGGATCTGCTAACGACATTCTGGTTCAACGTGTCTAA